From the Thermosynechococcus sp. genome, the window CAAATTGTAGGGGCAATTCATGAATTGCCCCTACATGAATTGCCCCTACATGAATTGCCCCTACATGAATTGCCCCTACAATCCCAACCGCACCAACAATTACCTCAACATGAACGGCGTCGCATGTTGTTGCCGAAAATCATTGGACGGTTCAAAATGGCATCAGCCAAGGGCATCAACAAAATCCGGAATACCCCCGGCATCCCTGTCTGGCAACGCAACTATTACGAACACATCATCCGCACCGAAGACGCCCTGCAACGCATCCGCCAATACATCGTCACCAACCCCCTGCGCTGGCACCTCGACCGCGAGAACCCCAACCCCACGGGCAGAAACCCCGACGAGGAAATGTGGTTCGGCAGTGCATGAAGTGGCATAGCGATGGGAGCCGAGGCGTTGACCTGGAGCGATCCTTCAGCTGCTGCGCGCACCGCTGGAAAAGGCAGACAGCGCTTAGGGGCGAAAATTTCTTGCCCCAGTGTGGATACGTAATTTTTAGCCATGCCCTACGACCCGCACAGGCACCATCGGCGCAGCATTCGCCTGCCCCGATATGACTACACCCAGCCGGCGGCGTATTCTGTGATCCTTGTTAGGAAGGATTGGATGTGTTTTTTTGCGAAAGTGGTGGCAGCGGAAATCGTAAACCAATGCCAGCAAGAAATTGCTATTTTTGCCATGCCGCCGTCGATGCGTTTATTACAACTTGCTCCAATCACTCACAGTGTCCAAGCGTGGGGCCACCATTGGCAGG encodes:
- a CDS encoding transposase, which gives rise to MTICTQGRACLFGQVVEGQMRLNEFGEIVAQTWYDLPNHIPNVALDACIVMPNHMHGIIVITDASPQIVGAIHELPLHELPLHELPLHELPLQSQPHQQLPQHERRRMLLPKIIGRFKMASAKGINKIRNTPGIPVWQRNYYEHIIRTEDALQRIRQYIVTNPLRWHLDRENPNPTGRNPDEEMWFGSA